In Amycolatopsis endophytica, the following are encoded in one genomic region:
- a CDS encoding NUDIX hydrolase → MNFSVAEPAEPAVPRDAATVLLLRDGADGLEVFLQRRVSAMAFAAGMTVFPGGGVDRRDADATIAWAGPPATDWAGWFNGTEQTARALVCAAVRETFEESGVLLAGTADEVVTGTAQYAGAREALVSRELSLAGFLAREGLTLRSDLLRPWAHWITPVQEKRRYDTRFFAAILPAGQDADGKTTEAESSGWQRPVDALADAEAGRSMLMPPTWHTLTELASFGTAAEALATERTVEAIIPKLIREGDEIRVVVE, encoded by the coding sequence ATGAACTTCTCCGTCGCGGAGCCTGCCGAACCGGCCGTGCCCCGCGACGCGGCGACGGTGCTGTTGTTGCGGGACGGTGCGGACGGGCTCGAGGTCTTCCTGCAGCGGCGCGTGTCCGCGATGGCGTTCGCGGCGGGCATGACGGTCTTCCCCGGCGGCGGGGTGGACCGGCGCGACGCGGACGCGACGATCGCCTGGGCGGGCCCGCCGGCCACTGACTGGGCGGGCTGGTTCAACGGCACCGAGCAGACCGCGCGCGCCCTCGTGTGCGCGGCCGTGCGGGAGACGTTCGAGGAGTCCGGCGTCCTGCTCGCCGGCACCGCCGACGAGGTCGTCACCGGCACCGCGCAGTACGCGGGCGCGAGGGAGGCGCTGGTCTCGCGGGAGCTGTCGCTCGCCGGGTTCCTGGCCCGTGAAGGGCTCACCCTCCGCTCGGACCTGCTGCGCCCGTGGGCGCACTGGATCACGCCGGTGCAGGAGAAGCGCCGCTACGACACCAGGTTCTTCGCCGCGATCCTGCCCGCGGGCCAGGACGCCGACGGCAAGACGACCGAGGCCGAGTCGTCCGGCTGGCAGCGCCCGGTGGACGCGCTCGCCGACGCCGAGGCAGGCCGCAGCATGCTGATGCCGCCGACTTGGCACACCCTCACCGAGCTGGCCTCCTTCGGCACCGCCGCCGAGGCGCTGGCCACCGAGCGCACGGTCGAGGCGATCATCCCGAAGCTGATCCGCGAGGGCGACGAGATCCGGGTGGTCGTGGAATGA
- a CDS encoding MBL fold metallo-hydrolase gives MTHPAYEVRREVSPTASVVLENNPSTMTLDGTNTWILGAPGARECVIVDPGYRDLDHLTLLTQQGPVALILLTHHHPDHTEGAPWLAEQVQAPVRALDAALCRDAAPFADGDVISAAGLDIEVVHTPGHTADSVCFRVGDQVLTGDTILGRGTTVLTDLGAYLDTLRKLIELPSGLLALPGHGPELADVQVVAQEYLDHREQRLDQVRKALETLGPDATARQVVEIVYADVDKALWTPAEHSVNAQLQYLRSTRTR, from the coding sequence ATGACACACCCCGCCTACGAAGTGCGCCGCGAGGTCTCGCCGACGGCGTCGGTGGTCTTGGAGAACAACCCGTCCACGATGACGCTGGACGGCACGAACACCTGGATCCTGGGGGCGCCGGGCGCGCGCGAGTGCGTGATCGTCGACCCCGGCTACCGGGACCTGGACCACCTGACGCTGCTGACCCAGCAGGGCCCGGTCGCGCTGATCCTGCTGACCCACCACCACCCCGACCACACCGAGGGCGCACCGTGGCTGGCCGAGCAGGTCCAGGCCCCGGTGCGGGCGCTCGACGCCGCGCTGTGCCGCGATGCCGCGCCGTTCGCCGACGGCGACGTGATCTCCGCCGCCGGGCTCGACATCGAGGTCGTGCACACCCCCGGCCACACCGCCGACTCGGTCTGCTTCCGGGTCGGCGACCAGGTGCTGACGGGCGACACGATCCTGGGCCGCGGCACGACGGTGCTGACCGACCTCGGCGCCTACCTGGACACGCTGCGGAAGCTGATCGAACTGCCGTCCGGGCTGCTCGCGCTGCCCGGGCACGGCCCGGAACTCGCCGACGTGCAGGTGGTCGCGCAGGAGTACCTCGACCACCGCGAACAGCGGCTCGACCAGGTCCGCAAGGCGCTGGAGACGCTCGGCCCGGACGCCACCGCGCGGCAGGTGGTCGAGATCGTCTACGCCGACGTCGACAAGGCGCTGTGGACCCCGGCCGAGCACAGCGTCAACGCCCAGCTGCAGTACCTGCGCTCCACCCGGACGCGGTGA